Genomic window (Chryseobacterium sp. H1D6B):
TTGGTGCTTTTATGGAATTAGGATGGCTGATGCCTTTAGTGGGTACTGTAGAAATTGTCGGAGGCCTGTTATTTATTTTTCCGAAAACAAGAGCTTTAGGAGCTATTATCATTCTTCCGGTGATGGTGGGCATCGTCCTGCATAATGCCTACAGAGACCCTTCTTCAATGGGAATTACCATCTCTCTTGTGCTATTTTTAATTAATCTCTGGATTATTGCCGATAACCGGGGAAAATATAAAGCTTTAATAAGCTGAAAAAAGTAAATTATGAATGGTCAATAGTCAGCCAGCTCTGCTGTCAGTTTTAAATTCATCTGCATAACAAATTATTGACCATTCATTCTATAAATTATACAAATGCGCTGAATCCGGTGATTGATCTTCCAACGATAAGTGAATTAATCTCTTTGGTTCCTTCGTAAGAATAAATAGCTTCTGAATCCGCAACGAACCTTGCTACATCATATTCTAATAAAATTCCGTTTCCGCCCAGCACTTCTCTAGCTCTGGAAACAATATCACGGGTTCTTAAAGTACAGAACACTTTAGCTAATGAAGCATGTTCATCTTTTAAAATCCCTTCATCCTGCATTTCTGAAAGCCTAAAAACCATGGTCTGCATAGCCGTAAGATTGGAAAGCATTTCTACTAAATGCCCCTGAATCATCTGAAAGGAAGCAATAGGCTTTCCAAACTGCTCTCTTTTTCTCGTATAGTCTAAAGCACTTTCATACGCACCTCGCGCGCATCCAGTTGCCATCCATGCAACACCGGCTCTCGTCATTCTTAAAACTTTTCCGGTATCTTTAAATGAATTGGCATGCTGCAGTCTGTTCTCTTCGGTGATAAGACAGTCTTTTAAAGTGATTAATCCATTTTGAACGATACGGAGTGCCATTTTACCTTTAATTTTTTCTACTGAAAAACCAGGATTGTCTTTTTCAACAATAAAACCTTTGACTTCCCCGCTGTCTACATCTCTTGCCCAGATAATAACCAGATCTGCAAATGTTGCATTCCCGATCCATTTTTTCTGTCCATTGAGAATCCATCCTTCTGGAGTATTCTGACAGGTCACTGTTAATCCGCCCGCTGCTCCGGAACCAACCTCTGGCTCTGTCAGACCGAATGCCCCGATTTTTTCAAATTTCTGCATTTGGGGAAGCCATTTCTGTTTTTGTTCTTCTGATCCGCAGATGTAGATAGAACCCATTGCCAGGCCAGACTGTACTCCGAAGAAAGTAGCAATAGAAGCATCTATTCTCGCCATTTCCATAGCAATAACCCCTTCCATTAAAAACGGCATTCCTGGACATCCATATCCTTCATAGGTTACCCCGCAGATATTTAATTTTTGGAATTTAGGAATAAGTTCAAAAGGAAATTCGTCTCTTAACCAATAATGATTGACTAAAGGCTTTACTTCTTTTTCCATGAAAGCTCTTACTTTCAACTGAATTTCTCTCTGTTCAGGAGTTAAGGTGTGATAGATATCGTAAAAATCGCCGTCAATGGGCGGCAGTTCTTTCTTTTTCTTATTGGGATCAAGCATTTTCATCATTCCGTTTAACTGTTTATCATCCAGCTTCGAAAAATTCTGCATCAGCTTTGGAAGATCTACTTTTTGAGAGATCGCACTTAACTGATCAAAGTCTATTGATCTAAATAATCCTATCGCGTTTCTTATTTTGGAAAAAGTATCAGACATAATCGTGGTTTTGGTTTGTAAAAGGCATGCAAAAATCACTCCGAAGTTTATTCTATTCAAAGATCATTATTTTACAAACCACTGAATTACAATCAAATACATTTGAAATTTATTTTTACAATTTTTCACTCATGATTTTCAAACATTACAAATGATTCAGGTAGAACTTTGAACTAATCAAAATAAAAAAAAACGTTATGAAAACCTCTTACATTAAACTATCCCTGCTGTCAGTACTTCTATTAGGTATTTATTCTTGTAAAAAAGGAGAAGCAGTTTCTGATCACGAATATCCTGAGGCAACAGCTGATTCAGCTGCCGTTATTGTTTCAGATAGCATTTCCTCTGTGGCAACAATGAAAGTGAAAGATAAACAGTTTATCAAAACAGCAGATGTGAATATGGAAGTAAAAGATGTGTACGAAACGACAATTTCTATTGAAAAAGCCGTTCAGGATCTGGGCGGATTTGTTGCCAAAAGCGATCTGCAGAGCAATGTGATTTCTGAACACACTTATGATACTTCCAGTGAAAACGCCATGCTGGTAAAAAAATATCAGACCGAAAACACCATGCAGGTACGAATTCCTACAGAAAGACTGGGAGAACTGCTCACGATCATTAATGATAAAAAACTGTTCTTGAATTCCAGAGTCATTAATGCCGAAGACGTTACTTCAGGTATTAAATATGCAGCACTGGAAGGGAAAAGAATAAAAAAAACAGGGGAGAACATTTCCCAGCTCAAGACCAACAAAGACAAGGTAAATATGAGCAATGATAATATGTCTGAAGACAACCAGCAGCAACTAGCTAATATGAATGTAACAGATAATATAAAATACAGCACCATCGACATCTATATTAAAGAACCAAAACTCCGAATCGCAGAAATTGCAGTTACCAATATCAATACTATTGATAATAAGTACAAATTCGATTTTATATATGCTTCAAAAAATGCTTTTGTTGAAGGATTCTATCTAATCCAGAGAATTTTTGTGGGATTAATTGTAATCTGGCCGGTTTTACTAATTGCCGGAGCTGGTATCTATTTTATGAGAAAAAGAAAATCATTAAAAAAATCCCATCAATCTCCGGCAAGACAGCAATAAAGCTATCCTAACTTCTGGTTATCAACATAATTTTAAATTTTTCATGCCTCCAAAAAAAATTTGGAGGTTTTTTTATAAAAAAATGTAACGTTTCAATTCTATTCGTACTTACTCATTAAACAATAAAAAATTAATAGTATGAAATCAATCATTGCCTTAGGATTCACTGCATTATTATCTTTTACCTCTATTGCAAAATCACAAAATAAAAATACAGAAAACAACAAAAGCCTTTTATGGGAGGTTTCCGGCAACGGGCTTTCAAAGCCTTCTTATGTTATGGGGACTTTTCATGCTTTATGCAGTAAAGATTTTGAAATGAAACCTAAAATTCTTAACGCATTGGAAAACTCTGATAATTTAGTCTTGGAAATTAATTATACAGATCCCAATGAAACCGCTGCTATGCAAAAGATGTTTCAAGCTGATAAAAAAATTACTGAACAGCTTTCTTCCGATGAAGCAAAAGAATTAGACAAAATTCTTCTAAAATATGGAACTACGCTGCAAAATGTTGACAATTACAGTTCACAAGCTTTATATTCGCTTCTTTTAAACAAAGCCA
Coding sequences:
- a CDS encoding DoxX family membrane protein; this encodes MKIVKFILCLLFGLMFINAGLDKFLHYMPMPQLTEVQKKIFGAFMELGWLMPLVGTVEIVGGLLFIFPKTRALGAIIILPVMVGIVLHNAYRDPSSMGITISLVLFLINLWIIADNRGKYKALIS
- a CDS encoding acyl-CoA dehydrogenase family protein, with translation MSDTFSKIRNAIGLFRSIDFDQLSAISQKVDLPKLMQNFSKLDDKQLNGMMKMLDPNKKKKELPPIDGDFYDIYHTLTPEQREIQLKVRAFMEKEVKPLVNHYWLRDEFPFELIPKFQKLNICGVTYEGYGCPGMPFLMEGVIAMEMARIDASIATFFGVQSGLAMGSIYICGSEEQKQKWLPQMQKFEKIGAFGLTEPEVGSGAAGGLTVTCQNTPEGWILNGQKKWIGNATFADLVIIWARDVDSGEVKGFIVEKDNPGFSVEKIKGKMALRIVQNGLITLKDCLITEENRLQHANSFKDTGKVLRMTRAGVAWMATGCARGAYESALDYTRKREQFGKPIASFQMIQGHLVEMLSNLTAMQTMVFRLSEMQDEGILKDEHASLAKVFCTLRTRDIVSRAREVLGGNGILLEYDVARFVADSEAIYSYEGTKEINSLIVGRSITGFSAFV
- a CDS encoding DUF4349 domain-containing protein, giving the protein MKTSYIKLSLLSVLLLGIYSCKKGEAVSDHEYPEATADSAAVIVSDSISSVATMKVKDKQFIKTADVNMEVKDVYETTISIEKAVQDLGGFVAKSDLQSNVISEHTYDTSSENAMLVKKYQTENTMQVRIPTERLGELLTIINDKKLFLNSRVINAEDVTSGIKYAALEGKRIKKTGENISQLKTNKDKVNMSNDNMSEDNQQQLANMNVTDNIKYSTIDIYIKEPKLRIAEIAVTNINTIDNKYKFDFIYASKNAFVEGFYLIQRIFVGLIVIWPVLLIAGAGIYFMRKRKSLKKSHQSPARQQ